In one Leptospira fletcheri genomic region, the following are encoded:
- the rpmA gene encoding 50S ribosomal protein L27 yields the protein MAHKKGGGSSKNGRDSQSKRLGVKRFGGELVLAGNILVRQRGTRLQAGKNVGLGKDHTLFSLVHGRVKFEQVTKTKMQVSVYPE from the coding sequence ATGGCACATAAGAAAGGTGGCGGTTCTTCGAAAAACGGACGGGATTCCCAATCCAAGCGTCTCGGCGTCAAACGTTTCGGTGGAGAGCTGGTTCTGGCCGGGAATATTCTGGTTCGCCAAAGAGGCACCAGGCTCCAGGCCGGAAAAAATGTCGGATTAGGAAAAGATCATACTCTTTTCTCCTTGGTCCATGGTAGAGTGAAATTCGAGCAGGTCACCAAGACCAAAATGCAAGTTTCGGTTTATCCGGAATAA
- a CDS encoding DUF2059 domain-containing protein has protein sequence MNRRLSSWIVFSLFLTVPIFSEDIKKEEIRRLLISSGSEKMGVLVVGQMISRFKQLMPQIPEEFWEDFRKELHGEDMVELIVPIYDKYFTIEEIREITAFYNSPVGKKLLEKNPQITQESMQVGEIWGKKIAEKVLQKLKSRGLLPSDPKQQTRLDI, from the coding sequence ATGAATCGTCGTTTGTCTTCCTGGATCGTTTTTTCTCTTTTTCTTACCGTCCCTATCTTCTCTGAAGACATCAAGAAAGAGGAGATCCGCCGACTTTTGATTTCCTCCGGTTCGGAGAAGATGGGCGTTTTGGTGGTCGGCCAGATGATTTCCCGTTTCAAGCAACTGATGCCCCAGATTCCGGAGGAATTCTGGGAAGACTTCCGGAAAGAACTTCATGGAGAGGATATGGTCGAACTGATCGTTCCGATTTACGATAAGTATTTTACGATCGAAGAAATCCGGGAGATCACCGCATTTTACAATTCGCCGGTGGGTAAAAAACTTTTGGAAAAGAATCCTCAAATCACCCAGGAATCCATGCAAGTGGGAGAAATTTGGGGGAAGAAAATCGCCGAAAAAGTCCTCCAAAAGCTGAAGTCTCGCGGACTTCTCCCTTCTGACCCAAAGCAACAAACCCGCCTGGATATCTAA
- a CDS encoding hybrid sensor histidine kinase/response regulator → MHKFFFSACIFLFLAGSSLFSEPLLLGREESQSISDRMEYFQDETGKLDLQDILRTSPSFRPNRRKNLHLGYTNSAVWVRFSLQNENRIGQEYLIVSEFPYSDRIVFYETEKGKILRSIVTGDTLPFHTRDVKHRYFAFKTDFESGETKDYYLRYTNDGPMSIPLVVSPTRIYLEKSTAETLALGFFYGCILIMILYNFFLFTSIRELDYLYYVIYLVFVFLTQISFNGLANRFLWGEFPTWGNVSTNVLSLFAFCASALFSRQYLRLDERSFGNRILKIFAASTLIFGVASIFAPIRFSSLVSVFIGLVHPILLIGIGLTRRLQGYKPAGFFLLAWISMEAAIFLTSLQRLGVFDSVMLGEYAIHVGTTLEVTLLSFGLADSINSLKEEKQRMILAQNETLEERIAAKTKDLEIAKEEAEEANLQKSRFLAHMSHEIRTPMNGILAMSKMLLESEPPGEKKETLGIIAAGADNLLTIINDILDLSRIESGKLDLVYESFRTDDFLSEILGIIRLRTEEKGIILKLDQSPEVPEFIHTDKTRLAQILLNLLGNSSKFTVQGEIRLSVRVQEKSPDSVLLEFSVRDTGIGIPENRIPHLFQPFTQGDNSITRAYGGTGLGLAISRRLTELLAGTISVKSKPGAWTEFTFTIPSSTSGKNSEKNTEPIPPPPKETEILVVDDNAANQIIVERILKKIGHSVTIASGGKEALEWLGKKEFSVILMDLEMPGLDGFETTRRIRNDSKGGKAPIIIALTAHVMKEFEQLSYEAGMDDFLSKPIDPAVLRERIEYWIQKSA, encoded by the coding sequence ATGCATAAATTTTTCTTTTCCGCCTGTATTTTTCTCTTTTTAGCGGGAAGCTCCCTTTTTTCCGAACCCTTACTACTGGGTAGAGAAGAATCCCAAAGCATATCCGATCGGATGGAATATTTTCAGGATGAAACCGGCAAACTGGATTTGCAGGATATTCTCCGGACTTCTCCTTCCTTCCGACCCAACCGCAGGAAAAATCTTCATTTAGGCTATACGAATTCGGCGGTATGGGTCCGCTTCTCCCTCCAAAACGAGAACCGTATTGGTCAGGAATATCTGATCGTTTCCGAATTTCCTTATTCGGATCGGATCGTTTTTTACGAAACCGAAAAGGGAAAAATCCTGCGCTCCATCGTTACGGGAGATACCCTACCCTTCCATACTCGGGATGTAAAGCACAGGTATTTCGCGTTCAAAACCGACTTCGAATCGGGGGAAACCAAAGATTACTACCTGCGTTATACCAATGACGGGCCGATGAGCATTCCCCTCGTCGTCAGCCCCACTAGAATCTATCTGGAAAAAAGTACAGCGGAAACGTTAGCGCTCGGATTCTTTTACGGGTGCATACTGATCATGATACTGTACAATTTCTTCCTGTTCACTTCCATTAGAGAACTGGACTATTTGTATTACGTAATCTATCTCGTCTTCGTTTTTCTGACCCAGATCAGCTTTAACGGTCTTGCGAATCGATTCCTTTGGGGCGAATTTCCGACATGGGGGAACGTCTCTACGAACGTTCTTTCCCTTTTCGCGTTCTGCGCTTCGGCTCTTTTCAGTCGGCAGTATCTCCGCCTTGACGAACGTTCCTTCGGAAACCGGATCCTGAAAATCTTCGCGGCATCCACCCTCATTTTCGGAGTCGCCTCCATCTTTGCGCCGATCCGTTTCTCCTCTTTGGTCTCCGTTTTCATAGGCCTGGTACATCCGATCCTGTTGATCGGAATCGGACTGACAAGACGCCTGCAAGGATACAAACCCGCCGGATTCTTTTTGCTCGCCTGGATCTCTATGGAGGCCGCGATTTTTCTCACCTCGCTCCAAAGGTTAGGAGTATTCGATTCCGTTATGTTAGGCGAATACGCGATTCATGTAGGCACTACCCTGGAGGTTACTCTGCTTTCCTTCGGACTTGCCGACAGCATCAATTCGCTCAAGGAAGAGAAGCAGCGGATGATTCTGGCCCAAAATGAAACCCTCGAGGAAAGAATCGCAGCCAAAACGAAGGACCTGGAAATCGCTAAGGAAGAAGCCGAGGAGGCAAACCTTCAAAAATCCAGATTTCTCGCCCATATGAGCCACGAAATCAGGACTCCCATGAACGGAATATTAGCGATGTCTAAAATGCTCCTGGAATCCGAGCCTCCTGGGGAAAAAAAGGAAACCCTAGGCATCATTGCGGCCGGAGCCGATAATTTACTCACGATCATCAACGATATCCTAGACCTTTCCCGAATCGAATCCGGAAAACTGGACCTGGTCTACGAGTCCTTCCGTACCGACGATTTCCTATCGGAAATACTCGGAATTATCCGCCTCCGAACCGAGGAAAAAGGGATCATCCTGAAACTGGACCAATCCCCCGAAGTTCCCGAGTTCATTCATACCGACAAGACCCGCTTGGCCCAGATTCTGTTGAACCTTCTCGGGAATTCCTCCAAATTTACTGTTCAGGGAGAAATTCGATTGTCCGTCCGTGTTCAGGAAAAAAGCCCCGATTCCGTACTCCTGGAATTTTCCGTGAGGGATACCGGGATCGGAATTCCGGAGAATCGCATCCCTCACCTTTTTCAACCGTTCACGCAAGGGGACAATTCCATCACGAGAGCCTATGGAGGCACCGGTCTCGGATTGGCGATTTCCAGACGTTTGACGGAATTGCTTGCCGGTACGATTTCCGTGAAAAGCAAACCCGGAGCTTGGACGGAATTTACATTTACGATCCCTTCCTCTACATCTGGAAAAAATTCCGAAAAAAACACGGAACCGATCCCGCCTCCTCCTAAGGAAACCGAGATTCTGGTTGTGGACGACAATGCGGCCAACCAAATCATCGTGGAACGGATCCTAAAAAAAATCGGCCATTCAGTGACCATTGCCTCGGGGGGAAAGGAAGCGCTGGAATGGTTGGGCAAAAAGGAATTTTCGGTCATCTTAATGGATCTGGAAATGCCCGGGTTAGACGGTTTCGAAACCACGAGAAGGATCAGAAACGATTCGAAAGGGGGAAAAGCCCCGATCATCATCGCCTTGACCGCCCATGTGATGAAGGAATTCGAACAACTCAGTTACGAAGCCGGTATGGACGATTTTCTATCCAAACCGATAGACCCTGCCGTTTTACGGGAAAGGATCGAATATTGGATCCAAAAATCGGCCTGA
- a CDS encoding pirin family protein → MKYLTGKLKDLGDGFTVRRILPNLEARAVGPFVFLDHMGPVSLKTGEELLVRSHPHIGLSTVTYLYDGVVLHKDTLGTRQIIRPYEVNWMTAGSGIAHSEHSQPDPEYQILEGIQTWAALPQEFEETPPEFFHYGRDEFPELSGGGWELRLIAGAFLGEVSPVKTYSPLFYADFEIEPGAEVELPVPSNQEAAVYVARGGLDAEGRIVGVGEMAVYPLGGSIKFRAETSTRAILLGGEPLPERKHLWWNFVSSSLERIERAKKEWKEDRFGTVPGETDRIPLPEI, encoded by the coding sequence ATGAAATACCTTACCGGAAAATTAAAGGATCTGGGCGACGGATTTACGGTTCGCAGGATTCTACCGAATCTCGAAGCTCGGGCCGTCGGCCCTTTCGTTTTTCTAGATCATATGGGACCGGTTTCTCTGAAGACCGGAGAAGAATTGCTCGTTCGGTCCCATCCTCACATCGGTTTGTCCACAGTTACGTATCTTTACGACGGTGTCGTATTGCATAAGGATACTCTAGGAACTCGGCAAATCATTCGGCCGTACGAAGTCAATTGGATGACCGCCGGTTCAGGAATCGCTCATAGTGAGCATTCCCAGCCGGATCCGGAGTACCAGATCCTAGAGGGGATCCAGACCTGGGCGGCTTTGCCCCAGGAATTCGAGGAGACTCCGCCCGAATTTTTTCATTACGGAAGAGATGAATTTCCGGAATTGAGCGGAGGAGGTTGGGAACTGAGGCTGATTGCCGGGGCCTTTTTGGGAGAGGTTTCTCCCGTAAAAACATATTCCCCTTTGTTCTATGCAGATTTCGAGATCGAACCGGGAGCGGAAGTGGAACTTCCCGTTCCTTCCAACCAAGAGGCAGCGGTTTACGTCGCCAGAGGGGGTCTAGATGCGGAAGGAAGGATCGTAGGAGTCGGGGAAATGGCTGTCTATCCTTTGGGCGGATCCATCAAGTTCCGTGCGGAAACGAGCACTCGGGCCATTCTTTTGGGTGGAGAGCCTTTGCCCGAAAGGAAACACCTCTGGTGGAATTTCGTGTCCAGTTCCTTGGAAAGAATAGAACGGGCCAAAAAGGAATGGAAGGAGGATCGCTTTGGAACGGTCCCGGGAGAGACGGATCGTATTCCTCTTCCCGAAATCTGA
- the typA gene encoding translational GTPase TypA — MEIRNIAIIAHVDHGKTTLLDGILRQTGAVTAKEDGERIMDHNDLEREKGITIKAKNTAVIYKGTRINIVDTPGHADFGGEVERVLSTADSCLLLVDAFDGPMPQTRFVLGKSLQLGHKPILVINKIDRDGARPSAVVDMAFDLFSDLGASDEQLDFPIIYASAKQGWAVGKLEDAPGKDLDPLLDMVLKHVPPVKANAEAPLQFQVTSLDYNDYVGRIAIGKIYNGNLQKGMNVVQLSPKKNGRDEAQILKVTKLYNFEGLKRNEIDTAEAGDIVAIAGLPDVFIGDTVCEPGKPAPMPAIEVEEPTVSMYFMVNNSPFASKEGKFVTTRNIRERLDRELETNVAMRLEETDDKDRFKILGRGELHLSVLIETMRREGFELQVSRPEVIIKKGENGEKLEPYEYLVMDLPDQFTGSIIAELNRRKGELQLMEAHPSGMTRVEFVIPTRGIIGFRGYFVTETKGEGVMSSRYLRFDIYKGEIPGRKNGALISMDSGETTGYALWKIQERGELLIDPQTSVYPGMIIGIHSRENDLEVNPVREKKLTNVRSSGADEAIRLVPPRRFSLEQNIEFLDDDELLEVTPMSMRLRKKILDPNMRKRAGR, encoded by the coding sequence ATGGAAATCCGCAATATCGCCATTATCGCACACGTAGACCACGGAAAGACGACTCTCCTGGATGGGATCCTCAGGCAGACCGGAGCCGTCACCGCCAAGGAAGATGGTGAGAGGATCATGGACCACAACGACCTGGAAAGGGAGAAAGGGATCACGATCAAAGCCAAAAATACGGCGGTGATTTATAAGGGTACGCGGATCAATATCGTGGACACTCCGGGTCACGCGGACTTCGGCGGGGAAGTAGAGCGCGTGCTCTCTACCGCGGATTCCTGCCTATTGCTCGTGGACGCTTTCGACGGACCCATGCCCCAAACTCGTTTCGTACTCGGCAAGTCCCTGCAATTAGGGCATAAGCCGATTTTGGTCATCAATAAGATAGACAGGGACGGAGCGAGACCTTCCGCGGTTGTAGATATGGCCTTCGATCTGTTCAGCGATTTAGGCGCCAGCGACGAACAATTGGATTTTCCTATCATCTACGCTTCCGCAAAACAAGGCTGGGCGGTAGGTAAACTGGAGGATGCTCCGGGTAAGGATCTGGATCCTCTTTTGGATATGGTTCTGAAGCACGTTCCTCCCGTTAAAGCGAATGCGGAAGCGCCTCTCCAATTCCAAGTCACTTCCCTCGACTACAACGATTATGTGGGAAGGATCGCGATCGGAAAGATCTATAACGGAAATCTCCAAAAAGGGATGAACGTCGTCCAGCTTTCCCCCAAAAAGAACGGACGGGACGAAGCCCAAATATTAAAAGTTACGAAATTATATAATTTTGAAGGTTTGAAAAGAAACGAAATCGATACCGCCGAAGCGGGGGACATCGTGGCAATTGCCGGACTTCCCGACGTGTTTATCGGGGACACGGTTTGCGAGCCCGGAAAACCGGCGCCCATGCCTGCGATAGAGGTGGAAGAACCTACCGTGTCCATGTATTTCATGGTCAACAACTCTCCGTTTGCCAGTAAGGAAGGAAAGTTCGTAACCACTCGGAATATCCGGGAAAGGTTGGATCGGGAGTTGGAAACGAACGTAGCAATGCGTTTGGAGGAGACCGACGACAAGGATCGATTTAAGATTTTGGGTAGGGGAGAACTCCACCTCTCCGTATTGATCGAAACTATGCGCAGAGAAGGATTCGAACTCCAGGTCTCCCGTCCGGAAGTGATCATTAAAAAGGGAGAAAACGGGGAAAAGCTGGAACCCTATGAATATCTGGTGATGGATCTGCCGGACCAGTTTACCGGGAGTATCATCGCCGAACTGAATCGACGGAAAGGCGAGCTTCAGTTGATGGAGGCTCATCCTTCCGGAATGACTCGGGTGGAATTCGTGATCCCGACCAGAGGCATTATCGGCTTCCGCGGATATTTCGTGACCGAAACCAAGGGAGAAGGCGTCATGTCCAGCCGCTATCTCCGCTTCGACATCTATAAGGGAGAAATTCCCGGTCGTAAAAACGGAGCCCTCATTTCCATGGACTCGGGAGAAACCACCGGTTACGCGCTGTGGAAGATCCAGGAACGGGGCGAACTTCTGATCGACCCGCAAACCTCAGTGTATCCGGGAATGATCATAGGCATCCACTCCAGGGAAAACGATCTGGAAGTGAATCCGGTTCGCGAAAAGAAATTGACCAACGTTCGCTCTTCTGGCGCGGACGAAGCGATCCGTCTCGTTCCTCCTCGTAGGTTCAGTCTGGAGCAGAATATAGAATTCTTGGACGACGACGAATTGTTGGAAGTCACCCCCATGAGCATGAGGCTGCGTAAAAAGATCCTAGATCCGAATATGCGCAAACGTGCGGGACGCTAA
- the rplU gene encoding 50S ribosomal protein L21 has product MFAIISVGNRQFKVTQDSEFLTEKTGKKPGDTFDAKVLLFAENNKVHIGSPDLKSAKVSLKVVDDVKGEKIRGYIYKKRKNSQRTWGHRQQLQKLKVVSLSAV; this is encoded by the coding sequence ATGTTCGCGATCATATCTGTCGGGAATCGACAATTTAAAGTAACCCAGGATTCTGAATTCCTGACGGAAAAAACCGGAAAAAAACCCGGAGACACCTTCGATGCTAAGGTTTTACTGTTCGCGGAGAACAACAAGGTTCATATCGGTTCTCCCGATCTGAAATCCGCTAAGGTCTCCTTGAAGGTCGTGGATGACGTCAAAGGCGAAAAAATCCGCGGATATATTTATAAAAAGCGCAAGAACTCCCAAAGAACCTGGGGCCACAGACAACAGCTCCAGAAACTAAAGGTAGTTTCCCTCTCGGCGGTTTGA
- a CDS encoding ribosomal-processing cysteine protease Prp, with product MIRVKILRKGEGFQGLESVGHASTRQGAKGSNLLCAAVGTLVQSLYLHLWKEGKAESAEIRDGFLKFEIRSGYETDLHVRANFDFVRDGLENLREQYPSEIELIGE from the coding sequence TTGATCCGAGTAAAAATCCTCCGAAAGGGAGAAGGGTTTCAGGGCCTTGAATCGGTCGGACACGCATCGACTCGACAGGGCGCCAAAGGATCCAATCTACTCTGCGCGGCGGTCGGAACTCTGGTCCAATCCTTATACCTCCATCTCTGGAAGGAAGGAAAGGCGGAATCCGCGGAAATCCGGGACGGTTTCTTGAAATTCGAGATCCGCTCCGGTTACGAGACAGATCTTCATGTCCGAGCAAACTTCGATTTCGTAAGGGACGGACTGGAAAATTTGAGGGAACAATATCCCTCTGAAATAGAACTCATAGGAGAATAG